The genomic segment GACGGTTCGGATTCGGGTCGTCTTCGGACGGGGAACGTTTTCCACTCTTCGCCTCGCGTTGGAGAGGGGGCCGCCCCCTCTCCAACGGAGCGGGGGGCGAAGGGCGCCAGAAATCAGTCGAGGTAATTCGCGGCTACGCCCTCCTGGGCCGTTACCAGCCGGCGGAACGTGAGGGCGTCGATGTCGTCGCGAATGAAGGACACGTGCGCGTCCATGAAGAGGCAGTTCGTCCCGCCCCCGTGAAAGCTGAGCGGTTGGTCATTCGGGCCACAGTTTTTTTGCGTCCAGGGGCAGGTCACGCTGCCGCCGAACGGCGTGATGGGGTTGTTCATCAGTTTGTAGGGGAAGACCACGGACGCCGACACGGGCGCCGTCAGTGGCGCGGCTGAGGCCAGTTCGCCCCAGCGCCAGGGGTTCCGGTAGCCACCGAGGCCGAGGGTGTCGGTATACGACTTGTTGTTAAAGGACTCGCTGCGGCCGACGGCTTCCGTGAGCCACATCGTGTTGCTGGCCCCGTCGAGGAGGACCTCAATCCCGGCGGCCGGGGAGCGGAGGGCGCCGAGGTCCGCGAGCCCGGGCGTCAGCCCCGACGGGTGGACGAGCCCCGTCCCGGCAGTGTTGATAATCACCGCGGGAAGCGGCATGTAGTCGGTGTACCCGTAGGTGCTGGTGTCGAGCCCGCTCCGGGGCCGGACAGGGTTTGTGGGGCAGAGGAAGAGGCTGATCGGGCTCTGCGCGGCCGCGGAGTTGGCTGCCGCGTCATAGGCCTGTGAGGGATCGGTATAGAGCAAAAACACGTCGTTGTGTTCAATGAACGGGAGCAACAGAACAAACGTCGATCGGTAGTCGTTGGTGGACGGGGAGTTGCGGGAAAAGTTACTGAAATTGATGTTGCCGCTCGAATCCCAGTACACGCCCGAGCCCGGATAGATCCGGAACGTCGTTTCGTAAGAGGCCATCGCGATCCCGAGTTGACGCATGTTGCTCGAACAGGAGAGTCGGTTGGCGACTTCCCGCGCGCGCTGGACCGCGGGAAGGAGGAGCGACACGAGAATCGAAATGATAGCGATGACCGTGAGCAACTCGATGAGTGTGAAGCCGCGTCGGGTTCGGGGGGGCCGCATGGTTGGTTACCCGTAATACGCAAGGTAAGGGTGCGAAAAAGCTCCGCTACGTCTCCCACTGCGTGGAAAATTCCACACGGCGGAGTGGGCAGGACCGTGGCTGCCCGTCTGATTCGAAGTCGTCGGTACCCAGCATCCGTGTCGGGGTAGTAACACAAACGACCCGTTCACTCCGGACGCAGCCGGGGTGAACGGGCGGAGCACGAACAATTGATTCCCGGGCGACCCGTCGAACCGGGCCGCCCTGCCCAAATCGCAATGCCCCTTACTCGATGTAGTTCGCCGAGACGCCTTCGGTCGGCGTGCAGAGCCGGCGCATGGTCAGGCCGTCGACGTCGTCGCGGATGAACTTCACGCTGCCGTCACCGAAGAGGCAGTTGGCCCCGTTGCTGTGGAAGCTGAAGATCTCGTCGTTCGGGCCGCAGTCGTTGCTGAGCCACGAGCAGCCGATGCCGTAGCTACCGAGGCCGGTCGTGCCGGCGGTCGGGCCGCCGAACGGGGTCTTGCTGTTGTTGATGAACTTGTAGGCCGGGTTGGCGAAGACCGCGTCAGTGGTGCCGTTACCAATCAGGTCCGGGCCGCTCACGCCGCTGCCGGTGTCCGGCTCGGCCCACCGCCACGCGGCGCGG from the Frigoriglobus tundricola genome contains:
- a CDS encoding DUF1559 family PulG-like putative transporter, with product MRPPRTRRGFTLIELLTVIAIISILVSLLLPAVQRAREVANRLSCSSNMRQLGIAMASYETTFRIYPGSGVYWDSSGNINFSNFSRNSPSTNDYRSTFVLLLPFIEHNDVFLLYTDPSQAYDAAANSAAAQSPISLFLCPTNPVRPRSGLDTSTYGYTDYMPLPAVIINTAGTGLVHPSGLTPGLADLGALRSPAAGIEVLLDGASNTMWLTEAVGRSESFNNKSYTDTLGLGGYRNPWRWGELASAAPLTAPVSASVVFPYKLMNNPITPFGGSVTCPWTQKNCGPNDQPLSFHGGGTNCLFMDAHVSFIRDDIDALTFRRLVTAQEGVAANYLD